A stretch of the Flavobacterium sp. 5 genome encodes the following:
- a CDS encoding AraC family transcriptional regulator: protein MLKQKEGFKGQRLIAISTEVLLNNEHNSLTNSLYITKIGFFPAVKYHFIKKEVGVDYYILIYCTSGEGWYKVGENTYPILENHFLILPPNTPYSFGSNRTNPWTIYWIHFKGKLASSFFSLPIIPREILPEINSRLQDRIDMFEEIYENLELSFHSNHYCYASLCLFHFLASFRYSQQFSQIRNQDGIENRFSEKVIYYMRENVGYNLTLEQFAKHFNYSPSHFSTLFYEETKQSPIKYFINLKIEKACQYLELSNLKISDIYPKLGFKDAAYFSRIFGKVMGISPSKYKEQEKNIYANKI from the coding sequence ATGCTAAAACAAAAAGAAGGATTTAAGGGGCAAAGGCTAATAGCTATAAGCACTGAAGTTCTTTTGAACAATGAACACAACTCTCTGACAAATAGTCTTTACATTACAAAAATTGGGTTCTTCCCTGCTGTGAAGTATCATTTTATTAAAAAAGAGGTAGGCGTAGATTATTATATTTTAATATATTGTACTTCTGGAGAAGGTTGGTATAAAGTTGGAGAAAACACTTATCCAATATTGGAAAATCATTTTTTGATACTTCCGCCTAATACTCCTTATAGTTTTGGTTCCAACAGGACTAATCCGTGGACAATATATTGGATACATTTCAAAGGGAAATTGGCATCATCATTTTTTAGCTTACCAATAATTCCCCGTGAAATATTACCCGAAATAAATTCCAGATTACAGGACAGAATAGATATGTTTGAAGAAATATATGAAAACCTTGAGTTGAGTTTTCATAGTAATCATTATTGCTATGCATCACTTTGTCTTTTTCATTTTTTAGCATCATTTAGATACAGCCAGCAGTTTAGTCAAATTCGAAATCAGGATGGAATTGAAAATCGTTTTAGTGAAAAGGTTATTTATTATATGCGTGAAAATGTGGGGTATAATTTGACTTTAGAGCAATTTGCAAAGCATTTTAATTACTCTCCTTCACATTTTTCTACATTGTTTTATGAGGAAACCAAACAATCACCTATCAAGTATTTTATAAATTTAAAAATTGAAAAAGCTTGCCAATACTTAGAATTATCAAATCTCAAAATAAGTGATATTTATCCAAAATTAGGGTTTAAAGATGCCGCTTATTTTAGTCGGATTTTTGGAAAAGTAATGGGGATATCTCCTTCGAAATATAAAGAACAGGAAAAGAATATTTACGCAAATAAAATTTAG
- a CDS encoding nuclear transport factor 2 family protein has product MTPIEVVEGYAIALSKGDIPTVFSYFSPDAKWYQPGNNQFSGTKNGLEAIGKMLSDMMGVTQGSLVIKPTGAMMANGNLVSFPIQFSAQSGNKTVDMKGIDLFEVVNGKIINVWLFSENQPIEDEFWK; this is encoded by the coding sequence ATGACACCAATAGAAGTAGTAGAAGGGTATGCAATAGCACTTTCAAAAGGAGATATACCTACAGTATTCTCTTATTTTAGTCCTGATGCAAAATGGTATCAGCCGGGCAATAATCAGTTTTCTGGAACAAAAAATGGTCTAGAGGCCATTGGTAAAATGCTTTCTGATATGATGGGGGTTACTCAAGGAAGTTTGGTAATTAAACCTACTGGAGCAATGATGGCAAATGGCAATTTAGTATCTTTTCCTATACAATTTAGTGCTCAAAGCGGGAATAAAACTGTCGATATGAAAGGTATCGATTTGTTTGAAGTTGTAAATGGCAAAATAATTAATGTATGGTTGTTTTCAGAAAATCAGCCCATAGAAGATGAATTTTGGAAATAA
- a CDS encoding helix-turn-helix domain-containing protein yields MENNLKTIPACDESCPVRASLSLLSGKWTLMILFQINENVIRYGELKRAVIGISEKMLIQELNTLVEHKLVSKKVYPQIPPKVEYQLTELGKKTLPIVDQLAQFGLENLL; encoded by the coding sequence ATGGAAAATAATTTAAAAACAATTCCAGCTTGTGATGAAAGTTGTCCTGTAAGAGCGTCTTTGTCACTGTTAAGTGGTAAATGGACGTTGATGATACTATTTCAAATTAATGAAAACGTCATAAGGTATGGCGAATTAAAAAGAGCTGTTATAGGCATCAGTGAAAAAATGCTTATACAAGAGTTAAATACACTTGTTGAACACAAATTGGTAAGTAAAAAAGTGTATCCCCAAATTCCACCAAAAGTGGAATATCAGCTTACTGAACTAGGAAAAAAAACGTTACCAATTGTAGATCAATTGGCTCAATTTGGTTTAGAAAATTTACTTT